GAGCAGCAAAATGGCCTATATTCCGCCGCGCACGTTTTTCCGTATTCATTTTAAAAAAGCGTTTCTGTGAAATAAATCATGAGAGATTGAAAATCATATCAGCCAGACCATCAAAGGAGTGGGTCACCTGAGCCAGGGGTCTCACAAGCATTTTTCGTTGAACGGCTTCGCGAGAGGATAGGCTATCGTGACAAAGCGGCATCTGGGGCTTTTGGTATGCGCGATTCCCGGCCTGTACCTGTTGTTAAGTCCCATCTACGCTCTGCTGCACTACGAACTGTTCGCAGCTGAAAATCCGCATTTCCTCCGTTACGTGCTGATCCCGGGCGTGCTAGCAGTAGCCTTCATCGTCGTAGGCCTGTTTGCAAAGCCACAGTTTTCCCTGCTCGTCGGTATCTGTGGTGCGAGCCTGTTGGCGGCTCTGTTTCTTTTTGAGGCGATGCACACGGTCTCGGTCGTGTCCGTTCGGCTGGGAATGTTCGGCCAACTCAGCGAAGCCCAGGCTGAGACGCTCACGCGCAACAAGAACGTGGTTCCGGGATTCACGCTTCGTGGCTTGAATCGGCTTGCAGGCACTGACGAACTTTCCGAGGCGCTTCTGTCGGGTTTCCCGTCGACACAAGTGGTGCTCTGCACTTCGAACAAGGGCGTCGTCAGCTATACCGCGGACAGGTTCGGTTTCAATAATCCGGACCATGTATACGACAAGCGGCTCGACGTGATGCTTCTCGGAGATTCATTCGTCGAGGGCTTCTGCCTGCCTCCGGGCGAGGACCTTGCGTCTAGGCTGCGCGGGCGCGGCCTTAGCACGGCAAGCATCGGCATAAGAGGAAACGGTCCGCTGACGGAACTGGCGACGCTCGGCCGCTTTGGTGAGACTCTGCGGCCCCGTCGCGTCGTCATGGTCTTCTTCGAAGGCAATGATTGGGAGAATTTGGAGCGCGAACTGACAATTCCGTGGCTTCGCGCCGCGCTTTCGCCCGACGCGAACTATGGTTTGCAGGCAACCGCGAAGGAGACGATGGATCAGGCCCGAGAGATTTTGGCGGAGCGTAAGAATGCGCCGGTCACAAGTGTCGACCTCCTGACGAGAACAGCCTTGTTCCGCAATTTCGTCGCACTGCAACAGACCCTCACGAGACTGGGACTCGTCTATCCAAAAATTACGCAGAGCAACCCCGAGTTCAGGCGTATATTGCAACGCGCGAAATCACTCACCGAGAGCTGGGGCGGCTCCTTTACACTGGTCTACGTTCCCAGAATTGACCGTTTCATCGGGCCTTTCTCCTCGGATGGGCCTTTCGATGCGCTGCGGATGGAGGTTCTCGGTGCTGCGGCAGCAGAGGGCATCGAGGTCATCGATCTCCAAGAGGCCATACGCACTCGCCCCGAACCTATTCTCATGTACGCCCCTGACGCTCATTTCAGTCGCGACGGCGCCAGATTCGCAGCGAACGAGATCCTCACACGCTTGGCGGCAATGCCCGAGAGTGCGGGACAAATCGTCGGAAGCAACTGATCTTCCGGGGACGCGCTGACGGAATGCTGTCAACGCGTATCAAGACGCAGTCGCTGGGAAATGTTGGCAAGCTCCACGCGGGTGGTGATGTTGAGCTTGCTGTAGACGCTGTGAAGGTGGAGCTTGACCGTGCCGGAAGCGATTCCAAGCCTTGCGGCTATTTCCCGGCTGCGCAAACCTGCGGCGGCCAGGCAGGATATCTCTAGCTCGCGGGGCGTTAACTTCTGCATGACCGAGCGGCGCTCGGTGTCGCGCTCCCGGATTCGGTCGAT
The genomic region above belongs to Sinorhizobium meliloti and contains:
- a CDS encoding SGNH/GDSL hydrolase family protein — protein: MTKRHLGLLVCAIPGLYLLLSPIYALLHYELFAAENPHFLRYVLIPGVLAVAFIVVGLFAKPQFSLLVGICGASLLAALFLFEAMHTVSVVSVRLGMFGQLSEAQAETLTRNKNVVPGFTLRGLNRLAGTDELSEALLSGFPSTQVVLCTSNKGVVSYTADRFGFNNPDHVYDKRLDVMLLGDSFVEGFCLPPGEDLASRLRGRGLSTASIGIRGNGPLTELATLGRFGETLRPRRVVMVFFEGNDWENLERELTIPWLRAALSPDANYGLQATAKETMDQAREILAERKNAPVTSVDLLTRTALFRNFVALQQTLTRLGLVYPKITQSNPEFRRILQRAKSLTESWGGSFTLVYVPRIDRFIGPFSSDGPFDALRMEVLGAAAAEGIEVIDLQEAIRTRPEPILMYAPDAHFSRDGARFAANEILTRLAAMPESAGQIVGSN